The region GAGACTCTTCAAATATTCCCTTTAGATGCACAGTCAAGACTGAAAACttgaaaaaacgtttcagatcTTAGTAGTATTTATCAGCTCctcgctttttttttatttgatttgatttattagacagtaacagaaataaatgcataacaagatgccatcacggtgacattgtacatttatcagaactgttgaggataacacaagaaagttacaaacttatttccattgtggtcctcgttGTAGTCGCTTTCTCTGTCATAGTTAATTCATCTTTAAATGAAACTGCAGGAATAAAGcagtttatatatttattgtttaagtgCACATTAATACACATTGTTGTAGATATACCATAGAACTTCACCcttaaataatataaatcaaAGCAGTTATTAAAACAGGATATAAGCATGCAGAGCAATAATACATTAAAAGTGGCATAAGGTTCACACTGAAGATTTTAGACTCAGATTCCCATTTACTTTCATTccttatgtctgtctgtctgtctgtctgacatttAACTTTAAATATTCTGGTAATAAAAAGGTGATGCATCTTGCATACACAGCCACACTCTGTACATAAAACCACAAGGCCATAATCACAAAATGAGTGAGTAGAAAGTTCAAAATATTACTTTAAATAATAGGTATTATAGACTAGCTACCTAAATAGTACATCAGTGCTCCTGAAAACACTCATTCCccacatagaaaaaaaaaatccaacctaTACCTCACTTCTGCCTGAATCATATTGGTGACCACAAAGATGCTGAAACAGAGAGGGttagagggggggagagagagagagagagagagaaagagagagagaggaaaaaaagaaaaaactccaGATCTGTCAGAAACCGAAAGCAACATGACAAATATATAAACAGTACATGAGCCTCACTATAGCATGAAGGTATCTTGCTTTGTTCACTGCTGCTCCAAGGTAAGCCCAACTTAAAAATATAGATACTTAAGACATTAGTTTGGTggtatttatacacacacatatatatatatatatatatgtataaatatatatatatatatatatatatatatatattcatgttttgaattgtttacTGTATCACTATTTGagcatatgtaaaaaaaaaaaataaaaacattatgcTTGATAACGTGTAGTATCCACTCAGTTTAATAACTTCTGCTGTTTATTTGTGTAGAACTGAGGGAGCTTTTGTcatcaataaatgttgatggCAAAAGCTCCCTCAGTTCTATACAAATTAATAGCAGAACAGTTATTAAACTGGGAGATCATTAGAGAACACACTCTTGTTACAGTGAATGAGAAATATGTTGACTCATCAAAAAGACTGTGTTGCCCCAACAACACCTGATGCAACTCTGCCAAAAATGAGAAGGAAGTTTAGCATCTTAATTGCAACAGCAGCCAGCAGAGATGAAGTGTGCCAGTAAAGTCTGTAATCTGTAGTCTGCTAGGATTAAAGACCTTACAAAGACATTTTAGGGTGCAAGGTCATGAAATTAAAGGGGGACAATATGCGGAACACTTCCTTCCACACTGAAACCATTTAGAGGAATCAAGACTTCTGTTTCCATGCATGTGCAACCAGTCCAACTTGTGTTACTGAATTATATAAGAAAGAAAGCATGTATGAGGATGCAGTGTGTGGAGGATGTGTGGGTGGATTTTCTTTCAGAAATATTAATGGACTTCCTTTTGGTCACTAAGTATGAACACTGACAAGTTAAGTTCCCATAAAGTGTATCAGTGTACTTAACTGGAATGCTGTAGTTTGTGTTGAATGTGGTACTGTAGGTCCcccttttgtgtgtttgtgtgtgtgtgggtctgtgtgtgtgtgtgttgtagacaGCTCTCCATTATACCTGAATGTGATGTAATGGCACTTGGATTGCAATCATTAAAGATGATGAACTGTAAACAGtagataatatactgtatatctcatATCTCTGTTTCAGATGACTGTTTGGTGGCGGGCTCTCATCTTCCTTTGCTGTTTACTCAACTGTGTGGAgtcctcttctccttctccagTCCAGAGGAATAAATATAACAACTCCTTTCGTCTCACGAGGATCACCCGAACCCGTGTCCAGCTGCTGCAGAGGAAATATGTGAGTACTGAAAACTACTCCCTGCTCTCCTAACTGGCCATGTTATTGCTGTGAGCCTTGTACACAGCCAGCATTAGCTTTttattaaatacaattatttaatGGTTACCATGTTGACTTTAATAGAAGGAGCAGCAGTTGGGAAACACGCATTTTGAGGACAGAAGCCGGCAGTTGAAGGACCTGCCATTGCTTTCTACAGATTTCTACAGCTGGTTAAAGCTGACGGTTAGTATCTTCTTGAATGTTTCATAACAATTCGATAGAAATTCTTCTCATTACTGTCTTGGTTGGTATTCTGCAAAACACAGTCTAAATTTTTTTACTgagaatttctttttcttttgagattttctttccattatgaggggaaaaaaacgaaACCTTCTGCTCTTGCAGAATgtaaaatttttaaaaatttgAGTGGAATTCCCCTTTTACAACTTCAAGCACAGAAAGGGGGTTGAGCAACATTTTGATTATGTAATCATGTGGCTGTCTCTTGTTGTGCGTTCAGGACTGGGAACGGCTGCATGCTGCTTTCTGGGACATGCAAGCCTTTTGGAATATGCTGGAGTGGAAGAGAAAACAgctggagaaggaggagaaagagcATATGGTGGTGCGGGCGTTTGGCCCCACTTTACCTCAGAGCATTAGGTACATTCAGCTGGACCTGAGGGACCTGATGAACCAAGTCAGCAGTCAGGTATCCACAATCTTCTTACAGAAATTCATTCACATATCCCCTTTTGTAGCCCAATGCAAAAACTTTGGAGGAAGTGACTGATAAAAatagtttttctttcttctccagATGAGTTACATGAAGAGCTCATGGACGAAGCCAACCTCTCCTACAGCCTTGAGCCCACAAACCAGATCAAAAACTGTATGGGACAGCCGAGTGGAGGGTTACATCATTCTGAGGGATCTAGACCTTTACCTCACTAAGCTGGCAAGAGACTTCCTCCTACTGGCTTCAAAAACACACttatgacacagacacacaacacaacacaacacaacacaacacaacacaacacaacacacactttagACACAGACTTTACATGGAGCTCTCATTTGAGCCAGTCAcaattttttctctttcttgggTATTTCCCACAGTTTCTGTCTCACCTCTAACTGTAAGCTCCCAGAACAGAGACACTTACCAACATCCTGTTTTTCCCCCAAGCCCTCAGTCTCCTGGACTTTCCAAAGATATATTTACTATTTATTGAAATATTTATTAAcatgttatttatttcaaagtagtttattttatttctcttaCAATATAGAGATACAGTGTTTAACATTATTATATTTGATACaagtgaaaatatatttatatatgactGTCAATAAAGCGATGAAGCATTTAAAACAGTGACGACTTCATGTTATGATTTTCtactcattaaaaaaaaaaggatcagtCATTACTGCAACATTAAATACATTCTTGTAATAATGATGATGCATAAGAATTAATAAGGGATCTTCCTTCAGTTGAGTATGTCATGTGTGCTTGTGGAAGCATTGTGTCAAACTACAAACTAACACAACTTCTGAGTGGCAATCCTCCAGTTAGCTAAAAGGATTACCGTTTGTCTGGTTGCTGTTTTTCGGTTTCTTCATGTGGAGTTGATCCGCGGGGCAGTCTGCAGAGTGAGAGACACAGTCAGCtggccaattttttttttaatattatgaAAAACCCTTTCTCCGTGCAGACTCCACACATGACACCAGAACAGCGGCTGACTCACCACTAGCAGATGTCCTCGCTTGCCTTTGGTAACCTTTAGCTCTGAACCCCTGACGAAATCAATGATTCCCTCTTTGCCTCGAGCCATAGCAAacctaatactaataataataataatattaataataatgattaaaAGATGGGACAGAGAGATGAGTACTGTTGGGTTGCCAATGACCACAATAGATAAGCAGTCAGAGAAGCCTCACCTGCCCGGGCTGATGTTGACGTAGTTGACTTTGCTGGCCATCATGGCTAGTTTTGTCACCAGCTCGATCACATGGTTGCAGTGTAGGACCAAATCGCCCTAAGGGAGACACAGCTGGATTTAGAGTGGTCGCATGGTTGTGAACTAGTCAACAATCTAGATGACTGCTCTGTGTCTTACTGTACCTTCTGCTTATTGTCCTCATTGGGCAGGTGCAGAACAAACATCCCATCGCTGAGGGAGCTCACAGAGATACCTGTTTAAAGAAAAAACCTGGCTTGTACTTACTGAACTAAAGAACACAATCACAATGAATGAATCAGTAACATTAGCCACGCTCTTGAGTCAGTAAAAAGCCGAAAGCTATCTTCCCATCTCCTGATTTGGTTTAATCATAAATGGTCATCCTCTCAGTTAAAAGTATCTTTCTTAGAGAAACAAGAGAttggacacacacactgcttgGTTGCCGTGGATATTTCTGGAGAAGTGCACAAGTAACATACAGCGATTGACAGGTGTAATGACTGCTGAAGctcaaagaaaaataaacttaatgtgaaaactgtaaaaactgtAATAACTACTCCTTAGCAATAACAAAACAAGAGAAATGAAAATGAGCCGAGCAGTGATCATGGATTCCAGGTCATTGCTAAATATAGTAACATAATACTTTTTCTCAAATTGCACCCCCTTCCCAACTCAGGGCTGGTTTTCACCTCTCAGAGCGGTGTAGTCAATCCTCTGTTTGAGCTTGGTCCGGTCCACCAGCACAGCAAAGGTGTTAGTGAGGAGCAGCTGGCGAGAGCGAGGCTTGAAACCCCTCCTGTCATGCTTTACGACTGAAACACCGTACTGAGAAGCACAAGGAGACCcgttactgtgaggcagctgaaaaaaaagttatgtaGCACTTTTATAATCATCGCataggataaaaaaaaagtccatccCACCTGCACTTTGTCATTGGCGAGGGTCTGGATGACTTTGAGATTGATTTGCTCACGTTCTATATAAAGCAATGGGAATGCCTCTGTAAATGTTAATACAAATTCTGTATGGTGTTAATTAGTACACTGGTAATTAAAATGCATGTATCAACACGTACCCAGCCTGGAGTCCAAAAACAGCCTTCCAACACCCTGAGGGTAGCTGTCTTTCTGATCCTTGAAGATCTCACTGGCTACAACCTTCTGCATCATCTAGAGGGAAGAAAGGAAAATTAAGCAAGATGAACAATTAACcagatttctttctttaaaaagcAAGTAAGGCCATGCCTTCTGTAGTACAGTAAGTGTACCTGCTTCTTCCATTCAGGTTGGACCCTCCTGCAATACTTCATGACCATGTTTCTCATGTGCATCCTCCGCAGATGCTCAGAGGCCTGCAGGGCACCGTGGAATTGACAATGCAGAATTTGCATTAATAACTCTGCATATTCTTACTTACTTCTACTACTTATTCATTCTTGTATCCGTTTGTAACGATACAAGGCAGAAAAATGACCCTCTGTGTGTACCTcaatgagggagggaggaggtgtCGGCCAGTTCTTGTCCAAAACGCTCTTGGGCAGGTTTTTACGTAGATTCTTGAGGAAGGAGTAGCGCACATGATCCAGGAAATACTCATTCTCAGGGCAGTATTCCTCATGGCGGTAGATGAAGCCCTTTATAAACCTGAACAAAAAGACACATACAAGCAAGGAAATTAACTGTACATGCAGTTACAAAAATACATCCAGAAAGAGTAACAAAGTATCAATGAAGCACCTGCGTATTAACTCAGCAGCCTGTCGACGCCTCTTAGCCCTCCTGCGTGCTTTCATCCCTCGCCACCCAGACTGGATCACAATcactacacatacacatacatgcttATATTAACACCAAGATAACGTTTATACTCAGTCAAAGTGAACATGCCAAGGTTAGTGTAGTACAGAAAGACAGCTTAGGCCCAAATAGATTTGCTGAAAAATTTAGATTAGGAAAAACTACACAAAAGCATATACACCCAAACACAT is a window of Perca fluviatilis chromosome 16, GENO_Pfluv_1.0, whole genome shotgun sequence DNA encoding:
- the LOC120543788 gene encoding uncharacterized protein LOC120543788; this encodes MKVSCFVHCCSKMTVWWRALIFLCCLLNCVESSSPSPVQRNKYNNSFRLTRITRTRVQLLQRKYKEQQLGNTHFEDRSRQLKDLPLLSTDFYSWLKLTDWERLHAAFWDMQAFWNMLEWKRKQLEKEEKEHMVVRAFGPTLPQSIRYIQLDLRDLMNQVSSQMSYMKSSWTKPTSPTALSPQTRSKTVWDSRVEGYIILRDLDLYLTKLARDFLLLASKTHL